A single region of the Rathayibacter rathayi genome encodes:
- the ybeY gene encoding rRNA maturation RNase YbeY gives MSIEINNESSVPVDDAALLRLAGYALDSLHVHPDAELAIVLVDEGAMEQLHVQWMDEPGPTDVLSFPMDELRPGTEDEQTPAGLLGDIVLCPQVAQMQAEAAGHSVLDELQLLTAHGLLHLLGFDHAEPEEEREMFGIQRDILVGFHISERRR, from the coding sequence GTGAGCATCGAGATCAACAATGAATCGAGCGTCCCCGTCGACGATGCCGCGCTGCTGCGCCTCGCCGGCTATGCGCTCGACTCCCTCCATGTGCACCCCGACGCCGAACTCGCGATCGTGCTGGTGGACGAGGGCGCAATGGAGCAGCTGCATGTGCAGTGGATGGATGAGCCGGGTCCGACCGACGTGCTGAGCTTCCCGATGGACGAGCTGCGCCCCGGCACTGAGGACGAGCAGACCCCCGCGGGACTCCTGGGCGACATCGTGCTCTGCCCGCAGGTCGCGCAGATGCAGGCGGAGGCGGCCGGACACTCGGTGCTCGACGAGCTCCAGCTGCTCACTGCCCACGGGCTGCTGCACCTGCTCGGGTTCGACCACGCCGAGCCGGAGGAGGAGCGCGAGATGTTCGGCATCCAGCGCGACATCCTGGTCGGCTTCCACATCAGCGAGCGACGCCGCTAG
- a CDS encoding PhoH family protein yields MVRLLGPQDRLIRAVEGRFPEVRVHVRGNEVTLEGEREPVAAATRLVEELVRMTASGHDLDPEGVRESARILQNGGPVSPAEAFGQAILTARGRSVRPKTLGQREYVDAVDQNTIVFGIGPAGTGKTYLAMAKAVQALQRKEVERIILTRPAVEAGERLGYLPGSLTDKIDPYLRPLYDALNEMMDPEIVPKLLAAGTIEVAPLAYMRGRTLNNSFVVLDEAQNTTPEQMKMFLTRLGFGSRMVVTGDITQVDLPTGASGLRLVTRVLDGIDDIHFSRLTSEDVVRHSLVGRIVDAYTEYDQQKQAQHFEREQAREFAHRAERRGQAARPPGDRQPPRG; encoded by the coding sequence ATGGTGCGGCTGCTCGGACCCCAGGACCGTCTCATCCGAGCGGTCGAAGGACGATTCCCCGAGGTCCGGGTGCATGTGCGCGGCAACGAGGTGACGCTCGAGGGTGAGCGCGAGCCCGTCGCCGCGGCGACGCGCCTGGTGGAAGAACTGGTGCGGATGACCGCGAGCGGGCACGATCTCGACCCGGAAGGCGTGCGCGAGTCCGCCCGCATCCTGCAGAACGGCGGGCCGGTGAGCCCGGCCGAGGCGTTCGGTCAGGCGATCCTCACTGCCCGCGGCCGCAGCGTTCGCCCCAAGACGCTCGGCCAGCGCGAGTACGTCGATGCGGTCGATCAGAACACGATCGTCTTCGGCATCGGCCCGGCCGGTACCGGCAAGACCTATCTGGCGATGGCGAAGGCTGTGCAGGCGTTGCAGCGCAAGGAGGTTGAGCGGATCATCCTGACCCGCCCGGCGGTGGAGGCGGGGGAGCGCCTGGGCTACCTGCCCGGTTCGCTCACCGACAAGATCGATCCGTACCTGCGCCCGCTGTACGACGCGCTCAACGAGATGATGGACCCCGAGATCGTTCCGAAGCTGCTCGCAGCGGGCACGATCGAGGTCGCTCCGCTGGCGTACATGCGCGGGCGGACTCTGAACAACTCGTTCGTCGTCCTCGACGAGGCGCAGAACACGACGCCCGAGCAAATGAAGATGTTTCTGACCCGGCTCGGGTTCGGCTCGAGAATGGTCGTCACCGGCGATATCACCCAGGTCGACCTGCCGACCGGCGCCAGCGGTCTCCGCCTCGTGACGCGGGTGCTCGACGGCATCGACGACATCCACTTCTCGCGCCTGACCAGCGAGGACGTGGTGCGTCACAGCCTGGTCGGCCGCATCGTCGACGCCTACACGGAGTACGACCAGCAAAAGCAGGCCCAGCACTTCGAACGTGAGCAGGCGCGCGAATTCGCCCACCGCGCCGAGCGCCGCGGTCAGGCGGCCCGTCCGCCCGGAGACCGCCAGCCTCCGCGCGGCTGA
- a CDS encoding HIT domain-containing protein — MSEPTVFTRIVQGEIPADRVFENERILAITDIEPKAPVHFLVFPKTQEYATVAALAAAQPALLAELVQVAQSLADAHCNGQFRLVFNSGEEAGQTVFHVHAHVLGGHQTEGSLATG; from the coding sequence ATGAGCGAACCCACCGTCTTCACGCGCATCGTCCAGGGCGAGATCCCGGCCGATAGGGTGTTCGAGAACGAGCGCATCCTCGCGATCACCGACATCGAGCCGAAGGCACCCGTCCATTTCCTCGTCTTCCCCAAGACGCAGGAATACGCCACGGTCGCGGCCCTCGCCGCCGCGCAGCCCGCCCTGCTCGCCGAGCTGGTGCAGGTCGCCCAGTCGCTCGCCGACGCCCACTGCAACGGTCAGTTCCGCCTCGTCTTCAACTCCGGCGAAGAGGCGGGCCAGACCGTGTTCCATGTGCACGCTCATGTCCTGGGCGGCCACCAGACGGAAGGCTCCCTTGCCACCGGTTGA
- a CDS encoding 16S rRNA (uracil(1498)-N(3))-methyltransferase, translating into MAHHYIDESLDSAGFVVGGRLALTGAEARHAATVSRIRVGEIVRVGDGRGLVATAVVESAEAARVVLAVESVQESPVPSPRLVLVQALAKGDRDELAVQAATELGVDEVVPWQAARSVSRWSGVKEEKGRERWRAIVREASKQSMRPRVPAVAPLEQVRVLAARAATARVLVLEPSAKARLSQVLPDGRDLVLVVGPEGGIAPEELRQLAEAGAEVVALGDSVLRTSTAGPAAIAVLSARLGRW; encoded by the coding sequence GTGGCGCACCACTACATCGATGAATCGCTGGACTCCGCAGGCTTCGTCGTCGGGGGTCGGCTCGCGCTCACGGGAGCGGAGGCGCGGCATGCGGCGACCGTAAGCCGGATCCGCGTGGGCGAGATCGTGCGGGTGGGCGATGGACGCGGACTCGTCGCGACGGCGGTGGTCGAGAGCGCCGAGGCGGCGCGAGTGGTGCTCGCGGTCGAGTCGGTGCAGGAGTCGCCGGTGCCGTCGCCGCGACTGGTGCTCGTGCAGGCGCTCGCGAAGGGCGACCGTGACGAGTTGGCGGTGCAGGCCGCGACCGAGCTTGGAGTCGACGAGGTCGTCCCGTGGCAGGCCGCGCGTTCGGTCTCGCGCTGGTCGGGCGTGAAAGAGGAGAAGGGGCGGGAGCGCTGGCGCGCCATCGTGCGCGAGGCAAGCAAGCAGTCGATGCGCCCCCGGGTGCCCGCGGTCGCTCCGCTGGAGCAGGTCCGAGTTCTCGCCGCCCGAGCGGCGACCGCGCGCGTGCTGGTCCTCGAGCCCTCCGCGAAGGCCCGGCTCTCCCAGGTTCTCCCCGACGGGCGGGACTTGGTGCTCGTCGTCGGCCCGGAGGGGGGCATCGCGCCCGAGGAGCTGCGGCAGCTCGCTGAGGCGGGCGCCGAGGTCGTCGCACTCGGCGACTCGGTTCTGCGCACCTCGACGGCGGGACCCGCTGCGATCGCTGTCCTCTCGGCCCGCCTGGGCCGCTGGTGA
- the dnaJ gene encoding molecular chaperone DnaJ, which translates to MADHYEVLGVERDASADEIKKAYRRLAREFHPDVNPSSDASERFKLVTHAYDVLSDAQQRAQYDRGPQEGFGGGGQGFGGFGDIFESFFGQGAQGSSRGPRSRRERGQDALLRVEVSLDEVIFGTHRDLEVDTAVLCETCQGSCCQPGTSPVTCDICHGSGQIQRTVRSLLGNVMTASPCGTCRGYGTVIATPCSTCQGQGRVRARRTIPVDVPAGVDTGLRLQMPGSGEVGPAGGPNGDLYLEIKVKHHDVFSRSGDDLLCTLEVQMTDAILGSTASLKALDGDIEIEIKPGTQSTEIVTIKGRGVTRLRGSGRGDLRIGIQVVTPTKLGHRERELVQELAKHYKPQKPALTHFQQGLFSKLRDRFLG; encoded by the coding sequence GTGGCCGATCACTACGAAGTGCTGGGCGTCGAACGCGACGCCTCCGCCGACGAGATCAAGAAGGCGTACCGCCGACTCGCCCGCGAGTTCCACCCCGACGTCAACCCGAGCAGCGACGCCTCCGAGCGCTTCAAGCTCGTTACGCACGCCTACGACGTCCTGAGCGATGCGCAGCAGCGGGCGCAGTACGACCGCGGCCCGCAGGAGGGCTTCGGCGGAGGCGGCCAGGGCTTCGGCGGCTTCGGCGACATCTTCGAGAGCTTCTTCGGGCAGGGCGCGCAGGGCTCGTCCCGCGGGCCGCGCTCCCGCCGCGAGCGGGGTCAGGACGCCCTGTTGCGGGTGGAAGTTTCGCTGGACGAGGTCATCTTTGGCACCCATCGCGACCTCGAGGTGGACACGGCCGTGCTCTGCGAGACCTGCCAGGGCTCGTGCTGCCAGCCCGGCACCTCGCCCGTCACCTGCGATATCTGCCACGGCTCCGGTCAGATCCAACGCACGGTCCGCTCGCTCCTGGGCAACGTGATGACCGCGAGCCCCTGCGGCACCTGCCGCGGTTACGGTACCGTCATCGCGACGCCCTGCTCCACCTGCCAGGGTCAGGGTCGCGTCCGCGCGCGCCGCACCATCCCCGTCGATGTCCCCGCCGGTGTCGACACGGGTCTGCGCCTGCAGATGCCCGGGAGCGGTGAGGTCGGCCCGGCCGGCGGCCCCAACGGCGATCTCTACCTCGAGATCAAGGTCAAGCACCACGACGTCTTCAGCCGGAGCGGCGATGATCTGCTTTGCACCCTGGAGGTGCAGATGACCGACGCGATCCTGGGGTCGACCGCGTCGCTCAAAGCCCTCGACGGCGATATCGAGATCGAGATCAAGCCGGGTACGCAGAGCACCGAGATCGTCACGATCAAGGGTCGCGGAGTGACGCGGTTGCGTGGCAGCGGACGCGGCGATCTGCGCATCGGTATCCAGGTCGTGACGCCGACGAAGTTGGGCCACCGTGAGCGCGAGCTGGTCCAGGAGCTCGCCAAGCACTACAAGCCGCAGAAGCCCGCGCTGACGCACTTCCAGCAGGGACTGTTCTCCAAGCTCCGCGACCGCTTCCTCGGCTGA
- the hrcA gene encoding heat-inducible transcriptional repressor HrcA, translated as MVTERGLQVLRVIVQDYVANREPVGSKSIVERHAFGVSAATIRNEMAQLEEEELITAPHTSSGRVPTDKGYRLFVDQLADLRPLTSAQRQAIETFLGQSPDLDEVLVKTVRLLSQLTNSVALVQYPSFGAARLRHVELVALAPRRLLSVLITDTGRVDQRVLETPEDVDDALLGEIRAKLNTAVLGLGLQQAAETLGSVAERFSPERAHMLAPIVQTLLEQVGANRQDRLVMAGAANLVRTEEDFSGSIYPVLEAIEEQVELLRLFAEMVPDPRGISVRIGRENAPFGLQETSVLTSGYNTGGGQVSRLGVLGPIRMDYSGNITAVRAVARYLSRLLGEE; from the coding sequence ATGGTGACGGAGCGCGGTCTCCAGGTCCTGCGCGTGATCGTGCAGGACTACGTGGCGAACAGGGAGCCGGTCGGCTCCAAGTCGATCGTCGAGCGGCACGCGTTCGGCGTCTCGGCCGCGACCATCCGCAACGAGATGGCCCAGCTCGAGGAGGAGGAGCTGATCACCGCTCCGCATACCTCGTCCGGCCGCGTTCCGACCGACAAGGGCTACCGCCTCTTCGTCGACCAGCTCGCCGACCTGCGACCGCTCACCTCCGCCCAGCGGCAGGCGATCGAGACGTTTCTCGGGCAGAGCCCGGACTTGGACGAGGTGCTGGTCAAGACCGTGCGCCTGCTCTCGCAGCTCACCAACAGCGTCGCGCTCGTGCAGTACCCGTCGTTCGGAGCCGCGCGGCTGCGCCATGTGGAGCTGGTCGCGCTCGCGCCGCGCCGCCTTCTCTCTGTGCTGATCACCGACACCGGTCGGGTCGACCAGCGCGTCCTCGAGACCCCGGAGGACGTGGATGACGCGCTGCTCGGCGAGATCCGCGCCAAGCTCAACACGGCCGTGCTCGGCCTCGGCCTCCAGCAGGCGGCCGAGACGCTCGGCTCCGTCGCCGAGCGGTTCAGCCCGGAGCGGGCACACATGCTGGCGCCGATCGTCCAGACCCTGCTTGAGCAAGTGGGTGCCAACCGTCAGGACCGCCTGGTGATGGCCGGGGCCGCCAACCTCGTTCGCACCGAGGAGGACTTCTCGGGCAGCATCTACCCGGTGCTCGAGGCGATCGAGGAGCAGGTGGAGCTGCTGCGCCTGTTCGCCGAGATGGTGCCCGACCCCCGGGGTATCTCGGTGCGCATCGGTCGCGAGAACGCGCCGTTCGGCCTCCAAGAGACCTCCGTGCTCACCAGCGGCTACAACACCGGGGGCGGCCAGGTCTCGCGCCTGGGCGTACTCGGCCCGATCCGGATGGACTACTCCGGCAACATCACGGCGGTGCGCGCCGTCGCCCGCTACCTCTCTCGCCTCCTCGGCGAGGAGTAG
- a CDS encoding DUF4870 domain-containing protein, with protein MSATPPPPPAYGTPAAQLNPADEKTWAVLTHVIGIFFSFLPSLIVFLVFKGRGAFLEAHAKSALNFHLTMLIAYVAGTILSFVLVGFIVFIVVPILVIVFAIIASVRASAGEYYTYPLSIPFFT; from the coding sequence ATGTCGGCCACCCCTCCCCCGCCCCCCGCCTACGGCACCCCGGCTGCACAGCTGAACCCGGCGGACGAGAAGACCTGGGCAGTCCTCACGCATGTGATCGGCATCTTCTTCAGCTTCCTGCCCTCGCTGATCGTCTTCCTGGTCTTCAAGGGCCGCGGAGCGTTCCTCGAGGCGCACGCGAAGTCGGCGCTGAACTTTCACCTCACCATGCTGATCGCGTACGTGGCCGGGACCATCCTGTCCTTCGTGCTGGTCGGCTTCATCGTGTTCATCGTGGTGCCGATCCTGGTGATCGTGTTCGCGATCATCGCCTCAGTGCGGGCCAGCGCTGGCGAGTACTACACGTACCCGCTCAGCATCCCGTTCTTCACCTAG
- the hemW gene encoding radical SAM family heme chaperone HemW — protein MGSALPIADPAPLDGGLPASVADGAEERDLGLYVHVPFCRVRCGYCDFNTYTATELRGAKQQDYADEAITEMALGAGVLARAGLPRRSARTVFFGGGTPTLLPAGDLVRMLDGLRAHFGVAPDAEITTEANPDSVDAGYLRALAEAGFTRVSFGMQSAVPHVLATLERTHDPERVPLVVEWAREAGLQVSLDLIYGTPGESLADWERSLDSALANRPDHLSAYALIVEDGTKLARQIRRGEVATPDDDLTADMYELADARLAAAGYSWYEVSNWAREDAHRSRHNLSYWLGHDWWGVGPGAHSHVGGVRWWNVKHPAAYADRLNTGASPAAGRETLDVRTRRLEDVLLRSRLADGLPIASIHAERRSEVASLIADGLIDGRAALQGRVVLTLRGRLLADAVVRRLTDG, from the coding sequence GTGGGGAGCGCCCTCCCGATCGCGGATCCCGCACCGCTGGACGGCGGTCTGCCCGCATCCGTCGCCGACGGCGCCGAGGAGCGCGACCTCGGTCTGTATGTGCATGTGCCGTTCTGCCGGGTCCGCTGCGGCTACTGCGACTTCAACACCTACACCGCGACCGAGCTGCGCGGGGCGAAGCAGCAGGACTACGCCGACGAGGCGATCACCGAGATGGCCCTGGGCGCCGGAGTGCTCGCGCGCGCAGGCCTGCCCCGCCGCTCGGCCCGCACCGTCTTCTTCGGCGGCGGGACGCCCACGCTCCTGCCCGCGGGAGACCTGGTGCGGATGCTGGACGGGCTGCGAGCCCACTTCGGTGTCGCGCCGGACGCCGAGATCACGACAGAGGCGAACCCCGACTCCGTCGACGCCGGGTACCTCCGGGCGCTGGCCGAGGCCGGCTTCACGCGGGTGAGCTTCGGGATGCAGTCGGCCGTCCCGCATGTGCTCGCTACCCTCGAGCGCACTCACGACCCGGAGCGGGTGCCGCTCGTCGTCGAGTGGGCGCGGGAGGCGGGCCTGCAGGTCAGTCTCGACCTCATCTACGGCACGCCGGGAGAATCGCTCGCCGACTGGGAGCGCTCGCTGGACTCCGCCCTGGCTAACCGGCCCGACCACCTCTCGGCGTACGCGCTGATCGTGGAGGACGGCACGAAGCTCGCCCGGCAGATCCGCCGCGGCGAGGTCGCGACTCCGGACGACGACCTGACCGCCGACATGTACGAGCTCGCGGACGCGCGCCTGGCCGCGGCGGGCTACTCCTGGTACGAGGTCAGCAATTGGGCGAGGGAGGACGCGCACCGCTCGCGGCACAACCTCTCCTACTGGCTGGGCCACGACTGGTGGGGGGTCGGACCGGGTGCCCACAGCCATGTCGGTGGCGTGCGCTGGTGGAACGTGAAGCACCCCGCGGCCTACGCCGACCGGTTGAACACGGGCGCTTCGCCGGCTGCCGGGCGCGAGACGCTCGACGTGAGGACGCGGCGGTTGGAGGACGTGCTGCTGCGATCGCGTTTGGCCGACGGCCTGCCGATCGCTTCGATCCACGCGGAGCGGCGGAGCGAAGTGGCGAGTCTCATCGCCGATGGCCTGATCGACGGCCGGGCCGCGCTGCAGGGACGTGTGGTGCTGACGTTGCGTGGCCGGCTGCTGGCCGACGCGGTGGTGCGCCGCCTCACCGACGGCTGA
- a CDS encoding DUF1990 family protein codes for MSIRRSNFEGQPQVTYAAVGGTLAPDLLEYPPDGFTAERFEARLGSGDERFAITTASLMTWGVQRGSGIEVTDITSGSGVQYTGVNFDSAGTPIDLVSRPTEEHFAPDGTPYITAGVTAVLRVRLLGRVFDAPVRVVYVVDEPDQVGFAYGTLEGHPESGEESFVVEKRADDSVWLVIRVFSRPSTRLYRLGAPVLRAVQKRQVAKYLRALLPARVS; via the coding sequence GTGAGCATCCGCCGCTCCAACTTCGAGGGCCAGCCGCAGGTCACCTACGCGGCCGTCGGCGGCACCCTCGCGCCGGATCTGCTGGAGTACCCGCCGGACGGCTTCACCGCGGAGCGCTTCGAGGCGCGCCTGGGCTCGGGGGACGAGCGCTTCGCGATCACCACCGCCTCTCTTATGACCTGGGGCGTGCAGCGCGGCAGCGGCATCGAAGTGACCGACATCACCAGCGGCAGCGGTGTGCAGTACACCGGCGTTAACTTCGACTCCGCGGGCACGCCGATCGACCTGGTCAGCCGTCCGACGGAGGAGCACTTCGCCCCCGACGGCACCCCCTACATCACCGCCGGCGTGACCGCCGTGCTACGCGTGAGGCTCCTCGGCCGGGTCTTCGATGCCCCGGTCCGCGTCGTCTACGTCGTCGATGAGCCCGACCAGGTCGGCTTCGCCTACGGCACCCTCGAGGGCCACCCCGAGAGCGGCGAGGAGTCGTTCGTCGTCGAAAAGCGCGCCGACGACTCCGTCTGGCTCGTTATCCGCGTCTTCTCGCGCCCCTCCACCCGCCTCTACCGCCTGGGTGCACCCGTGTTGCGCGCCGTGCAGAAGCGCCAGGTCGCGAAGTACCTGCGCGCCCTGCTCCCGGCGCGCGTCAGCTGA
- a CDS encoding cell wall-binding repeat-containing protein, with amino-acid sequence MSWSAPPSASATRSQRTSRATPRNRNLIRLGGTDRYDTSEQLNRAAFRTAKTVFLATGENFPDALSGATAAGYANSPLFAVPPTCVLNDIKAGGATRVVLLGGPGTLSVAVAKLAPCS; translated from the coding sequence GTGTCGTGGTCGGCTCCGCCCTCAGCGTCGGCGACGCGCTCGCAGCGGACCTCGCGGGCTACGCCGAGAAACCGCAACCTGATCCGCCTCGGCGGCACCGACCGCTACGACACCTCCGAGCAGCTGAACCGCGCGGCCTTCCGCACGGCCAAGACGGTGTTCCTGGCGACCGGCGAGAACTTCCCCGACGCTCTCTCCGGAGCGACGGCCGCCGGCTACGCGAACAGCCCCCTGTTCGCCGTGCCGCCGACCTGCGTGCTGAACGACATCAAGGCCGGCGGAGCGACGCGCGTCGTCCTCCTCGGCGGCCCCGGCACCCTCTCGGTCGCCGTCGCGAAGCTCGCTCCCTGCAGCTGA
- the lepA gene encoding translation elongation factor 4 produces MSPRAHSGLEPAATDPASLRNFCIIAHIDHGKSTLADRMLGITGVVEDRAMRAQYLDRMDIERERGITIKSQAVRMPWERGGRTFALNMIDTPGHVDFSYEVSRSLAACEGAILLVDAAQGIEAQTLANLYLALENDLTIIPVLNKIDLPAADPEKYAKELASLIGGDPDDVLRVSGKTGAGVEALLDRVTELIPPPVGDADAPARAMIFDSVYDAYRGVVTYVRMIDGKLSPREKIQMMSTRATHEILEIGVSSPEPVATKGLAVGEVGYLITGVKDVRQSKVGDTVTTASKPATQALPGYTEPLPMVFSGLYPIDGSDYPDLREALDKLKLSDAALVYEPETSVALGFGFRCGFLGLLHLEIITERLQREFGLDLITTAPSVIYEVTTEDKKTVTVTNPSEFPVGKIAAVTEPIVKAAILAPKDYVGTIMELCQSRRGTLIGMEYLGEDRVEIRYHMPLGEIVFDFFDNLKSKTAGYASLDYEPAGSQEADLVKVDILLQGEQVDAFSAIVHREKAYAYGVLMTGRLRKLIPRQQFEVPIQAAIGARIIARESISAMRKDVLAKCYGGDITRKRKLLEKQKEGKKRMKMVGRVEVPQEAFIAALSGDVETKDKK; encoded by the coding sequence ATGTCTCCACGTGCACACTCCGGGCTCGAGCCCGCCGCGACCGATCCGGCGTCCCTTCGCAACTTCTGCATCATCGCCCACATCGACCACGGAAAGTCCACTCTCGCCGATCGCATGCTGGGCATCACGGGGGTCGTCGAGGACCGGGCGATGCGCGCGCAGTACCTCGACCGCATGGACATCGAGCGCGAGCGCGGCATCACGATCAAGTCGCAAGCCGTGCGGATGCCGTGGGAGCGCGGCGGCCGCACCTTCGCCCTGAACATGATCGACACTCCGGGGCACGTCGACTTCTCCTACGAGGTCAGCCGTTCGCTCGCCGCCTGCGAGGGCGCGATCCTCCTGGTCGACGCCGCGCAGGGCATCGAGGCGCAGACGCTCGCGAACCTGTATCTCGCGCTCGAGAACGATCTCACGATCATCCCGGTCCTGAACAAGATCGACCTGCCAGCGGCCGACCCGGAGAAGTACGCAAAGGAACTCGCGAGCCTCATCGGCGGCGACCCCGACGACGTGCTCCGCGTGTCCGGCAAGACCGGCGCGGGTGTCGAGGCGCTCCTGGACCGTGTCACCGAGCTCATTCCGCCGCCCGTCGGCGATGCCGATGCCCCCGCGCGCGCCATGATCTTCGACTCCGTGTACGACGCCTACCGCGGCGTGGTCACCTACGTGCGGATGATCGACGGCAAGCTCTCACCGCGCGAGAAGATCCAGATGATGTCGACGCGCGCGACCCACGAGATCCTCGAGATTGGCGTGTCCAGCCCCGAGCCGGTGGCGACCAAGGGGCTCGCGGTCGGCGAGGTCGGCTACCTGATCACCGGAGTGAAGGACGTCCGCCAGTCGAAGGTCGGCGACACCGTCACCACAGCCTCCAAGCCCGCGACGCAGGCATTGCCCGGTTACACCGAGCCGCTGCCGATGGTCTTCTCGGGCCTGTATCCGATCGACGGCAGTGACTACCCGGATCTGCGCGAGGCCCTCGACAAGCTCAAGCTCTCGGACGCGGCGCTCGTGTACGAGCCCGAGACCTCGGTGGCGCTCGGCTTCGGTTTCCGCTGCGGCTTCCTCGGTCTTTTGCACCTCGAGATCATCACCGAGCGTCTACAGCGCGAATTCGGTCTCGACCTCATCACCACCGCACCCTCGGTGATCTACGAGGTCACGACGGAGGATAAGAAGACCGTCACCGTCACCAACCCCAGCGAGTTCCCGGTCGGCAAGATCGCGGCCGTCACGGAGCCGATCGTCAAGGCTGCGATCCTCGCGCCGAAGGACTACGTCGGCACGATCATGGAGCTCTGCCAGAGCCGTCGCGGCACGCTGATCGGCATGGAATACCTGGGCGAGGACCGGGTCGAGATCCGTTACCACATGCCCCTCGGCGAGATCGTCTTCGACTTCTTCGACAACCTCAAGTCGAAGACCGCCGGCTACGCCTCGCTCGACTACGAGCCCGCCGGCTCGCAGGAGGCCGACCTGGTGAAGGTCGACATTCTGCTCCAGGGCGAGCAGGTTGACGCGTTCAGCGCGATCGTGCACCGCGAGAAGGCCTACGCCTACGGAGTCCTGATGACGGGGCGCCTGCGCAAGCTCATTCCGCGGCAGCAGTTCGAGGTGCCGATCCAGGCCGCGATCGGCGCCCGGATCATCGCGCGCGAGTCGATCAGCGCGATGCGCAAGGACGTCCTGGCCAAGTGCTACGGCGGCGACATCACCCGCAAGCGCAAGCTCCTCGAGAAGCAGAAGGAGGGCAAGAAGCGGATGAAGATGGTCGGCCGCGTCGAGGTCCCCCAGGAGGCGTTCATCGCCGCGCTCTCGGGCGACGTCGAGACCAAGGACAAGAAGTAG
- the rpsT gene encoding 30S ribosomal protein S20 — translation MANIKSQIKRNLTNKKANERNKAVKSELKTAIRSVHTAIAAGDTEKAGTALAFAAKKLDKAASKGVIHKNQAANRKSAIAKQVAAL, via the coding sequence GTGGCAAATATCAAGTCGCAGATCAAGCGTAACCTCACCAACAAGAAGGCGAACGAGCGCAATAAGGCCGTGAAGAGCGAGCTGAAGACCGCTATCCGCTCGGTCCACACCGCGATCGCCGCCGGCGACACCGAGAAGGCCGGTACCGCCCTCGCCTTCGCCGCCAAGAAGCTCGACAAGGCCGCCAGCAAGGGCGTCATCCACAAGAACCAGGCCGCGAACCGCAAGTCCGCCATCGCGAAGCAGGTCGCGGCACTGTAG
- a CDS encoding 4'-phosphopantetheinyl transferase family protein produces MPRQHPGTAWLDAAERARLERFHRPQDAAAFATGRILVRAVAAREAGVAQSLVEIGVRPRGHREEGRPWLRGLPGSFSISHSGGIVAVARWREGDVGIDVEDSVGSAVDALPGYLPSAEAPPRAGARRRCIATGSVGRRY; encoded by the coding sequence GTGCCGCGGCAGCACCCGGGGACGGCCTGGCTCGACGCGGCCGAGCGCGCCCGGCTCGAGCGCTTCCACAGACCGCAGGACGCGGCCGCTTTCGCGACCGGTCGAATCCTGGTGCGGGCCGTCGCTGCACGCGAGGCCGGAGTCGCGCAGTCTCTCGTCGAGATCGGCGTCCGCCCCCGCGGGCATCGCGAGGAGGGCCGTCCCTGGCTCCGCGGACTGCCCGGCTCGTTCTCGATCTCGCACTCGGGCGGCATCGTTGCGGTGGCGCGCTGGCGGGAGGGCGACGTGGGGATCGACGTCGAGGACAGCGTCGGCTCGGCCGTCGACGCGCTGCCCGGGTACCTGCCGAGCGCCGAGGCCCCGCCACGGGCTGGAGCGAGGCGGCGCTGCATCGCGACTGGGTCCGTCGGGAGGCGGTACTGA